The Zestosphaera sp. genome includes a window with the following:
- a CDS encoding DUF61 family protein has protein sequence MEEDRLYEHLLRDELRIANSYIASKRKPLPTLLNEEYPHVLTMDGGVHMFRRSELLYAKAELGGESEKLMLPIYVELLPSQTTTTAVVRDEVAAKLLARILSVECSTPLYLYPVQLMELRRRIKTLIQYVVSPEVLKDVGED, from the coding sequence GTGGAGGAGGACAGGCTGTATGAGCACCTGCTCAGGGATGAGTTGAGGATCGCCAACAGCTACATAGCCAGTAAGAGAAAGCCACTCCCTACACTCCTCAACGAGGAGTATCCGCATGTCCTCACGATGGACGGCGGTGTGCACATGTTCCGCAGGTCTGAGCTTCTGTACGCTAAGGCTGAGTTAGGCGGGGAATCCGAGAAGCTGATGCTACCGATCTACGTTGAGTTGCTCCCCAGTCAGACAACCACTACGGCCGTCGTAAGGGACGAGGTGGCTGCTAAGCTTTTAGCCAGGATATTAAGTGTTGAGTGCTCCACCCCACTGTACTTATACCCGGTTCAGCTGATGGAGTTGCGAAGGAGGATCAAGACACTGATTCAGTATGTCGTTAGTCCTGAAGTGCTCAAGGACGTGGGGGAGGACTAA